The genomic interval GCTGCAGAAGGAGCGCAAGGGCACGCTGTTCGTCGACGTGCAGCGCCGCATCAACATGTATTTGCGTGCCCTGTGGGCGCGGGATTTCTTCATGAAACCGACTTCCGGAGACTTCGAGACGCGCGAAGGCTACCGGCCTTATGTGGAAGGCTATTTCATCCACCTGCCCGATGCCTATGATGATTTTTCTCTCCCCTCCCCCGCAAGCGGGGGAGGGGCTGGGGGAGAGGGTAACAAGCTGCCGGGACTGGAAATGTACCGCGCCGCGGCAGCGCACAGTGCCGCGCATATCGTTTACACCCGCGACCCGATCTCGGCCGAGGCGCTCAATCCCTGGCAGATGGCGGTGATCAGCGTGATCGAGGACGCCCGCGTGGAAACCCTGGCGGTGAACAAGTTTCCCGGCCTGAAGAAGCTGTGGGTGCAGTTGCACGGCATCCGCGCGGAGCAGGGCAATACGGCTGGCGATTACCTCAACCGCATGGCGCGCGCCCTGCTGGATGACAGCTACCAGGACGACGACCCGTGGATCGCGCAGGGCCGCGTGCTGTTCAGGCAGGCGGCGGCGCGCCTCGACAGCAATCAGGTTTCCTGGGATATCGGCGTGCAACTGGCGCACGAATTTATGGAGAAGCGCATTCCCTTCAACCCGCGCTCGGATGTGCTCACCGCCCCCTATCGCGACGACAACCGCTATTTCTGGGAATTCGAGGAATTCGATTTCGAACAGGCCATGGCGGCGGGTTACGAAGCGCCCAGGCAGGTGCGCAAGCACGTCAGCCTGATGGAGCTCGCCAACGAAATCGAGGTCGAAACCGCCGGCGACGATGCGGAAGAAATCTGGGTGCTGGGTACCGAACTCTTTCCCTACGAGGACATGGGCAAGTCCTTCAACGAGCTGGAAGGCAGGGAACCGGTTTCCGAGCCCTACCATTACGCGGAGTGGGATTACCAGATCCAGCTCGAACGCCCGGCCTGGGCCACGGTGCTGGAGAAGCGTCCGAAGGGCGGCGATCTGCAGCTGATCGACGATATCGCCGCGCAGCACAAGCGCACTATCGGCCGCCTCAAATTCCTGCTCGATGCTCTGCAGCCCCAGGGCGTGACGCGCATCCGCAAGCTCGAAGACGGCGACGAGGTGGACGTCAACGCCGCCATCCGCGCCATGATCGACATTCGCATGGGGCAGCAACCGGACCCGCGCATCATGATGCGTTCGGTACGCAAGGTGCGCGACATTTCGGTGATGGTGCTGCTGGACCTGTCGGAGTCCACCAACGAGAAGGTGAGCGGGCAGGACTACAGCGTGCTCGACCTGCAGCGTCAGGCCACGGTGCTGCTGGCCGACGCCATCCACAAGATCGGCGATCCCTTCGCGATTCACGGTTTCTGCTCGGACGGGCGCCACAACGTCGAATACTTCCGTTACAAGGATTTCGACCAGCCCTACAGCGAATTGCCGAAGTCCCGCCTGGCGGGCATGAGCGGGCAGCTCTCGACGCGCATGGGCGCGGCCATCCGCCACGCCGGGCACTACCTGAAACTGCAGAAATCGGCGAAAAAGCTGCTGCTGGTGATCACCGACGGCGAGCCGGCCGACATCGATGTGCGCGACCCGCAGTACCTGCGTTACGATACCAAGAAAGCGGTGGAGGAGATGGCGCGTAGCGGCGTGACCACTTTCTGCATGTCGCTCGACCCGAAGGCGGATCAATACGTTTCCCGGATTTTCGGGGCCAGGAACTACATGGTCGTGGACCATGTAGAACGCTTGCCTGAAAAGCTGCCAGTTCTCTACGCCGGATTAACGCGATGACGAAAGAACTTGGCAAATATGATGCTTGAATCCCGGAGCGGCAGCTTTCGGCGCAGGCTAACTTCGCACAGCGAAGTTAAGCGTAGCGGCCGAAGCCACAAGTTGCCACTCCTTTATGCAGGGCTTACACGATGACACAGCAAACTTATGTCGGTATCGACCAGGATACCAATGCCGGGCTGACCCACCTCGGGCGCATGGTGCGCGATGCCTGGGTATTCGGCATCCTGCCCGAAACGGAAACCTGCGCGGGCTGGGATTCCGCGCGAATGCAGAACCTGTACGAGCAGGTTTACGCTGCCTGGGAGCCTTACGCCCACTTGCCAAGCCGCTTGCCGCCGGAACTGGGCGAACGACACGCGCAGTTTTATGCGCAGGCTATCACGGCCGCGCGCGGCGAGGGCTGGGACCCGGAACTGGGCGAGGACGAATAGGTGCGCAGAAATCAGGGACGCTCCGGCGCCGGGAACTTGAGTACCCGCGCCGCTCCGTCGAAGCGCGCCTTCGCGGCCAGATCTTCAAGGAAGAATCGAACATGAACCACATTGAAAAACTTGTCGAAGGTTTCAAGCGCTTCCGCCGCCACAATTACGAGGAAAATCGCGCCTTGTTCGACCGTCTCACCAGGCAGGGGCAGTCGCCCAAGACGATTGTGGTGGGGTGTTGCGATTCCAGGGTGGATCCCGCCATCGTGACGGACAGCGACCCGGGCGACCTGTTCATCATCCGCAATGTCGCCAACCTGGTTCCGCCCTTCGAGACCAGCGGCAATTATCACGGCACCAGCGCCGCCCTGGAATTCGGGGTGCGCCACCTGGAAGTGGAGAACATCGTGGTGCTGGGGCACGCCCACTGCGGCGGCATCAGGGCGTTGCTGGACGAGGCGCCGGGGGATAAACCCGGGGAAGGATTCATTGCGGAGTGGATGAAAGTCGCCAGCAATGCGCGCAACCGCGTGTTGTCGCGGATGCATGGAGAACCGCTGGAAAAGCAGGTACGCGCCTGCGAGCAGGAGGCCATCCTGGTGTCCCTGGACAACTTGCTGACTTTCCCCTGGATACTGGAGCGTGTCGCGCAAAGGAAACTGGCGCTGCATGGCTGGTATTTCGATATGGAACACGGCGAGCTATTGGCCTACAACCCCGGCAGCAATCGTTTCGAGGCGCTTTCCTGATCCTGCCGTGTGCCCCTCAGACTTTCAACCCAAGGAAAAATGTATGAAGAAGTCCGCCGTTGCAAAGAAATTCGCCGGGCATGCCGGCAGCAAGATTCTGGTCGGTATTCTGACCGGCAGTCCCAATGACCTGCCCACCGTGGTCAAGGTGCGCGACACCCTGAGCGAACTGGGCATCCCCAGCGAAATCGTGGTGGCCTCGGCCCACCGCACGCCGGACAAGGTGCTGGCCTATCTCGAACGCGCGCACCGGGAAGACGTGCAGGTGCTGATCGGCTGTGCCGGCGTGGCCGCGCACCTGGCCGGCGTCATCGCGGGCCATACCCGCCTGCCGGTGATCGGCCTGCCGCTTTCCGGCGGCATCATGTCCGGCCTCGACGCCCTGCTTTCGACCGTGCAGATGCCGCCCGGGGTGCCGGTTGCCACCGTGGCGGTGGATGGCGCGAAAAACGCCGCCATGCTGGCGGCCCGTATCCTTGCGCTCAAATTCCCGGAAATCAACCTGGCCCTGGAGGCGGCAGGGAAAAAGGAACGCGCCCGCTACGACCAGAGCGCCGACGAGGCATTGGCGAAACTGGCAGGAAAGTAGGATGGCACTCGTCAACATGGCCGACATGCTGGGCCACGCCTACCGTCACGCCTATGCCGTGGGCGCGTTCGGCGTGGTCACGCTGGATTTTCTCGAAGCCGTCATCCAGGCGGCGGAAAACTATCGTGCGCCGGTGATCCTCAACCTGACCGAATCGCATTTCGACTATTACGATTTCGATCTGCTGGCGCCGGCGGTGGTGGCCGCGGCGCGGCGCGCCAAGGTTCCGGTGGCGATCCACCTCGACCACGGCCACAGCCTCGAATCGGCCGAACGCGCGATTCGCTGCGGTTTCAGCGGGGTGATGGTGGACTACTCGGATCAGCCTTTCGAGGATAACCTGCGCCTGACGCGTGCCGTGGTCGGTCTGGCGCACGCCAGCGGCGTGACGGTGGAAGCCGAGCTGGGTTATGTGCCGGGCGGCGAGGGCGAGAACGCGGAAAATCTGTCGCACGAATTCGACTACACCTCGCATGCCGAAGCCAGGGTGTTCGTGGCGCGCAGCGGGGTGGACTGCCTGGCGGTGTCCATCGGCACCGTGCACGGGCGCATGAAGGGCGCGCCCAAGCTGGACTATGCGCGCCTGGCGAAGATCAACGAGGCAGTCGGCATCCCGCTGGTGATCCACGGCGGCACGGGCTTGTCCGACGAGCAGTTCCGCAAGCTGATCGCCAACGGCGTGGCCAAGATCAACTACTACACCGGGCTCTCCGACCTCGCCGTGCGGCATATCCGCGACAACCCGGCGATCGGCGACAGCGGCTACATGGCGCTCAAGCGCAGCACCCGGGAAGCGGTACGGGGCGAGGTGGAGCGCTGCATTCGCCTGTGGGGCAGCGGCGGACGCGCGGCGGAAGTGCTGGAACAATGCCGCGCTCTGCCTTGACCCAAATTCGCGCGGGCGGCTGATTTTTCCTTCATATTCTGGTAACTTTAGCGTTTGCTAATTTTCCCGGATGCGCAGCCCCGCCATGCAAGTCAGTCCCGCCATGCAAGTCAGCCCCATCACCTTCGACACGTTCAGCCAGATGCAGGACGACGCCTGCCAGGAGCGCATCGTTGCCGCCAAGGCCAAGCTGGGCAAGCGCCTGGTGATTCTGGGGCACCACTACCAGCGCGACGACGTGATCCGCCACGCCGATTTCACCGGCGATTCGCTCAAGCTGTCGCGCCAGGCGGCGGACTCGGAGGCGGAATACATCGTGTTTTGCGGCGTGCATTTCATGGCCGAGGTGGCGGATATCCTGTCGCGCCCGGAACAGATTTCCATC from Sulfurimicrobium lacus carries:
- a CDS encoding nitric oxide reductase activation protein NorD, whose product is MSINLEDYQELTSSLSPELQESLQAAWLEAGKVFSARGLDNYLKGAAALKSLGKGDELIATWIDHAPLVAKEIGEDAVPDLVQTALSLASKTSGAVIELVLSTAPTAASRLGDEVLFRAYLQFLNTLLSQAPRGVRPMLENLETLFSQLTLGGLRRWALWGAHAHRTDYPEQASYFSLQSRESQAMLQKERKGTLFVDVQRRINMYLRALWARDFFMKPTSGDFETREGYRPYVEGYFIHLPDAYDDFSLPSPASGGGAGGEGNKLPGLEMYRAAAAHSAAHIVYTRDPISAEALNPWQMAVISVIEDARVETLAVNKFPGLKKLWVQLHGIRAEQGNTAGDYLNRMARALLDDSYQDDDPWIAQGRVLFRQAAARLDSNQVSWDIGVQLAHEFMEKRIPFNPRSDVLTAPYRDDNRYFWEFEEFDFEQAMAAGYEAPRQVRKHVSLMELANEIEVETAGDDAEEIWVLGTELFPYEDMGKSFNELEGREPVSEPYHYAEWDYQIQLERPAWATVLEKRPKGGDLQLIDDIAAQHKRTIGRLKFLLDALQPQGVTRIRKLEDGDEVDVNAAIRAMIDIRMGQQPDPRIMMRSVRKVRDISVMVLLDLSESTNEKVSGQDYSVLDLQRQATVLLADAIHKIGDPFAIHGFCSDGRHNVEYFRYKDFDQPYSELPKSRLAGMSGQLSTRMGAAIRHAGHYLKLQKSAKKLLLVITDGEPADIDVRDPQYLRYDTKKAVEEMARSGVTTFCMSLDPKADQYVSRIFGARNYMVVDHVERLPEKLPVLYAGLTR
- a CDS encoding carbonic anhydrase — its product is MNHIEKLVEGFKRFRRHNYEENRALFDRLTRQGQSPKTIVVGCCDSRVDPAIVTDSDPGDLFIIRNVANLVPPFETSGNYHGTSAALEFGVRHLEVENIVVLGHAHCGGIRALLDEAPGDKPGEGFIAEWMKVASNARNRVLSRMHGEPLEKQVRACEQEAILVSLDNLLTFPWILERVAQRKLALHGWYFDMEHGELLAYNPGSNRFEALS
- the purE gene encoding 5-(carboxyamino)imidazole ribonucleotide mutase — its product is MKKSAVAKKFAGHAGSKILVGILTGSPNDLPTVVKVRDTLSELGIPSEIVVASAHRTPDKVLAYLERAHREDVQVLIGCAGVAAHLAGVIAGHTRLPVIGLPLSGGIMSGLDALLSTVQMPPGVPVATVAVDGAKNAAMLAARILALKFPEINLALEAAGKKERARYDQSADEALAKLAGK
- a CDS encoding class II fructose-bisphosphate aldolase; translation: MALVNMADMLGHAYRHAYAVGAFGVVTLDFLEAVIQAAENYRAPVILNLTESHFDYYDFDLLAPAVVAAARRAKVPVAIHLDHGHSLESAERAIRCGFSGVMVDYSDQPFEDNLRLTRAVVGLAHASGVTVEAELGYVPGGEGENAENLSHEFDYTSHAEARVFVARSGVDCLAVSIGTVHGRMKGAPKLDYARLAKINEAVGIPLVIHGGTGLSDEQFRKLIANGVAKINYYTGLSDLAVRHIRDNPAIGDSGYMALKRSTREAVRGEVERCIRLWGSGGRAAEVLEQCRALP